Within Sorangiineae bacterium MSr11367, the genomic segment GCGATTTTTTTCTTCGGGAGAGCGTGCGCTTGGGAAGCTGCAAGGACTTGGTGGCCGTGTCCACCGACAGATCGAGCTTTTTGGTGATGCTTTCCAATGCTTCGTAAGGGAGACCCTCACGGACCAGGGGAACGAGTTCGAGACGCGAGGTCACGGTTCGACCGAGCACCTGTTTGCCGCCCAGGAGCTTGGTCAGGGGTTCTACTCCGGCCATAGATGGGACCCTGCCTTATGGCACACGGTAGCACGCCATTTGGCGCTCGGTCGTTGATTGTTATCCGATTTTTCTTCCAATGGTGAAGTGTGCCCACCGTCGTGGGTGTCACCATTGGACATCATGCAAGAAGATTGCCGAGTGACACGTTTCAGACGGCCCAGTCGATTGTGTCAGGTCATCCTTAATGTCATCTTAACGCGTCCGTCGTCGATGAATTGCTTGGGAAGGCGAGGGGGCAGCGAATCGCATTTTGATGATCGAGCAGGCCGCAAACATCGTGAACGAAGAGCAAACGCTTTTTCGGAGAGTCCTCGCCCTCTGCGGACTCTCGCCTCTGCTGGGCCCCGGGACCCTTCGTCGCGCGCTGAGAGACGTAGGGGCGGATCCAGAGACGGCCACGATCGACGACTATTGCCGCGCAATTCCTCGCCTCGAGGCAAGGCTGAAGGCCTTCCTCACCGAGGCTGAGGCCGCCCAGCGGGCGCGATCCATTCAGTTGTTGAGGCGACCGGTCACCGGCCTCGACAGTGTAGCACCCCCTTCCGAAAGGCCGCCGCCAGCCTCGGCCGAGCGGACGCGGAAGGATGGGTCACGGAAGTGAACGAGCTCAGATCGCCTGGACTCCAGGCGCGGGAGGGTGCGGAGGGATCATGACGGACACGGCAAAGCGAACGCTGGACCTTGCCAAGACGCTGCTCGAGCAGCTCGAAGAGGCGCTGGACCGCGACCACGACGCGACGATTTCGCTCGGCCACCCGCACCTGGGCCATGAGGGCGACGACACGACGCGCGAGTTGGAGGCGCGGCTCAATCAGCTGCTCGACATGGCGCGCCGCAAGAGCATCAGCAAGCACCCGCTCGCGGCGGAGCACAAGAAGCTGAACTTCCTCTTCGATTCCATCGTCGACAACGTGCCCATCATGCTCTTCGTGAAGGACGCGGCCGACGGGAAGTTCGTGCTCTACAACAAGGCGGGCGAAGAGCTCATGGGGACGGAGCGTGAGAAGATGATCGGGAAGACCGATTACGAGCTCACGCCAGAAAATGCCGATTTCTTCCGCGCGCGCGACCGGGAGGTGCTCGAGGGGCGCAAGCTCGTGATCGTGGACGAGCGCCTCACCACGCCGGCGGGCGAGCAACGGTGGCTCTACACGAAGAAGATTCCGCTGCTCGATGACTCGGGGGAGCCGCGTTACCTGCTGGGCATCTGCGAGGACATCACCGAGCGAAAGCGCACCGAGCAGGAGCTTCGCGCGGCGCGGGATGCGGCGGAGGCGGCGAACCAAGCCAAGAGCGACTTCTTCGCCAACGTGAGCCACGAGCTGCGCACGCCGCTCACGCTCATTCTGGGACCGCTCGATTCGCTGCTCGCGGGCGAGGCGGGGCCTCTGACGCCCGAGGTGCTGACCCGCCTGCAGCGCATGCGCCGCAACACGGCGCGCTTGAACGGGCTGGTGAACGACCTGCTCGATTTTTCGAAGATCGAGGCGGGGAAGATGACGGTGCACTGGCGCTCTGTCGGCGCGGCCGAAGTCGTCTCGCACGTGGTCGAGGATGCGCACCTCGTGGCCAAGCAACGCGGCGTGGCGCTGCACGCGCCGGTGCTGCAGGGCGTGCCCGATGCCGTGCCGCTCGATGCGCACATGTTCGAGAAGATCGTGCTCAACCTGGTGGGCAACGCGCTGAAGTTCACGCCCGCGGGTGGGAGCATCGACGTGTCGCTGACGGGCAGCGACGAGGGCATCGAGCTGCGCGTGCGCGATACGGGCATCGGCATCGATCCGGAGAAGACGTCGCTGCTCTTTCAGCGCTTCCAGCAGCTGGATAGCTCGGCGTCGCGCAAGTACGAGGGCACGGGCATCGGTCTGGCCCTCGTCAAAGAGTTCGCGGAGTTGATGGGCGGCAGTGTGGCCGTGCAGAGCGAGCCGGGCAAGGGGTCGACGTTCTCGGTGAAGCTACCGAAAAATGCGGATCGCGCGACGGTGCTGCGCGGGCACATCGAGGAAGCGACGGCCGAGGTTCCCGCCTACGACGAGACGCGGGACGCGCTCCTCGCCGAGTCGCCGGCGTCGTCCATTCCGGAGCCGCCGCTGACGTACACCGGCAAGCCGCGGCTGTTGCTCGCCGAGGACAACCCGGACATGCGGGCCTACGTGCACGAGCTTCTCGATGCGAAGTACGACGTGGTGGCCGTGGAAAATGGCAAGCTGGCACTGGAGGCTGCGCGCCGGTATCTGCCCGACGTCATCGTGTCCGACGTGATGATGCCCGAGATGAACGGCTTCGAGCTGGTCGCGGCGATCAAGGGCGATCCTGCGCTCAAGCAGGTGCCGGTGATCCTCCTCACCGCACGCGCGGGCAAAGAAGCGGTGGCCTCGGGGCTCGAGGAGGGCGGCGCGGACGATTACCTGACGAAGCCGTTCTCCCCTGCCGAATTGCGCGCCCGCGTCGCGGCCGCCCGGCGGCTGCACCAGGCGTATCAAGATTTGGCCCTGCGCCTGGACGAGTTGGTGGTGACGCGCGACCAGCTGGTGGAGGCGGAGAAGCTTTCGCTGGCGGGGCGCCTCGCGCGGGCCGTGGCCGGCGAGATCCGTGAGCCGCTCGCGAGCTTGCGGGCGACGCCGGCGGCCTCGTCGTCGCCCGAGGCG encodes:
- a CDS encoding ATP-binding protein, translated to MTDTAKRTLDLAKTLLEQLEEALDRDHDATISLGHPHLGHEGDDTTRELEARLNQLLDMARRKSISKHPLAAEHKKLNFLFDSIVDNVPIMLFVKDAADGKFVLYNKAGEELMGTEREKMIGKTDYELTPENADFFRARDREVLEGRKLVIVDERLTTPAGEQRWLYTKKIPLLDDSGEPRYLLGICEDITERKRTEQELRAARDAAEAANQAKSDFFANVSHELRTPLTLILGPLDSLLAGEAGPLTPEVLTRLQRMRRNTARLNGLVNDLLDFSKIEAGKMTVHWRSVGAAEVVSHVVEDAHLVAKQRGVALHAPVLQGVPDAVPLDAHMFEKIVLNLVGNALKFTPAGGSIDVSLTGSDEGIELRVRDTGIGIDPEKTSLLFQRFQQLDSSASRKYEGTGIGLALVKEFAELMGGSVAVQSEPGKGSTFSVKLPKNADRATVLRGHIEEATAEVPAYDETRDALLAESPASSIPEPPLTYTGKPRLLLAEDNPDMRAYVHELLDAKYDVVAVENGKLALEAARRYLPDVIVSDVMMPEMNGFELVAAIKGDPALKQVPVILLTARAGKEAVASGLEEGGADDYLTKPFSPAELRARVAAARRLHQAYQDLALRLDELVVTRDQLVEAEKLSLAGRLARAVAGEIREPLASLRATPAASSSPEAARAIVRVSELVAGLERLAEPPRTSLRERTDVAKVVQSIVAEVSAGAPIASTPMGHDFVTAVSGDDLRFALKNVFSFLHRAETRWSRTPKPDSIAVRLHEEGGFPCITISDASVQLRPDETERLLDPQVMLAGDGGPLQLDTGLTIASQVLRRNGAELRVLSPEVGGIAFQFSLQPGDEIDAN